The proteins below come from a single Crossiella sp. CA-258035 genomic window:
- a CDS encoding TetR/AcrR family transcriptional regulator, protein MSDASGGGGRLTAKGRATRERIVAAAAQLMFERGVAGTSTEDVRAEAGVSTSQIYHYFRDKPALVRAVITRQTEQIMTAQQAFFARLDSMDGLRAWRDALVELQRSRDCAGGCPIGSLGSELADVDTAARVEVAAGFARWAEAIAAGLRAMRDRGELRAGTDPDRLGLAVLTALQGGLLLTQIRRDTVALETGLDAMLELVESYLV, encoded by the coding sequence GTGAGTGACGCGAGTGGGGGCGGGGGGCGGTTGACGGCCAAGGGGCGGGCGACCCGGGAGCGGATCGTGGCTGCCGCGGCTCAGTTGATGTTCGAACGTGGGGTGGCGGGGACGAGCACCGAGGACGTGCGGGCCGAGGCGGGGGTCAGCACCTCGCAGATCTACCACTACTTCCGGGACAAGCCCGCGCTGGTGCGCGCCGTGATCACCCGCCAGACCGAGCAGATCATGACCGCGCAGCAGGCGTTCTTCGCTCGGCTGGACAGCATGGACGGGCTGCGGGCGTGGCGGGACGCGCTGGTGGAGTTGCAGCGGTCGCGGGACTGCGCGGGTGGGTGTCCGATCGGGTCGCTGGGCAGTGAGTTGGCCGACGTGGACACCGCGGCGCGGGTGGAGGTCGCGGCGGGGTTCGCGCGGTGGGCCGAGGCGATCGCGGCGGGGTTGCGGGCGATGCGGGACCGGGGGGAGTTGCGGGCCGGGACCGATCCGGATCGGCTGGGGCTCGCGGTGCTCACCGCGTTGCAGGGCGGGTTGCTGCTCACCCAGATCCGGCGGGACACAGTGGCGCTGGAGACTGGGCTGGACGCGATGCTGGAGCTGGTGGAGTCCTACTTGGTGTAA
- a CDS encoding peroxiredoxin-like family protein — translation MPSYAEQREALVTHLATLAPAEVLAPFAQEQHARETQGLPPGLPAPGTPIPETPLLDAHGNPTTLAATRSGRAAVLVFYRGAWCPYCNLALRTYQEHLLPQLRTRDVALIAISPQRPDGSLSTRETNELAFPVLSDPGNELARALGIVTEATAESKAAQVKLGIDVAAANADHTAQVPMPTVLVLDRGGVIRWLEVQPNYANRTEPAAVLAAVVALESAEAVQSV, via the coding sequence ATGCCCAGCTACGCCGAACAACGCGAGGCCCTCGTCACCCACCTCGCCACCCTCGCCCCCGCCGAAGTCCTGGCCCCCTTCGCCCAGGAACAACACGCCCGCGAAACCCAAGGCCTCCCACCCGGCCTCCCCGCCCCGGGCACCCCCATCCCCGAAACCCCTCTCCTGGACGCCCACGGCAACCCCACCACCCTCGCGGCCACCCGCAGCGGCAGGGCAGCCGTGCTGGTCTTCTACCGCGGCGCCTGGTGCCCGTACTGCAACCTGGCCCTCCGCACCTACCAGGAACACCTCCTGCCACAGCTACGAACCCGGGACGTCGCCCTGATCGCGATCAGTCCCCAGCGGCCGGACGGCTCGCTGAGCACGCGGGAGACGAACGAGCTGGCGTTCCCCGTGCTGTCCGATCCGGGCAACGAGCTCGCGCGGGCGCTGGGCATCGTCACGGAGGCGACGGCGGAGTCGAAGGCCGCCCAGGTCAAGCTCGGCATCGACGTCGCCGCCGCCAATGCCGACCACACCGCACAGGTGCCGATGCCGACGGTGCTGGTGCTGGATCGCGGCGGGGTGATCCGGTGGCTGGAGGTGCAGCCGAACTACGCCAATCGCACGGAGCCTGCTGCGGTTCTCGCGGCGGTGGTTGCGCTGGAGTCAGCGGAGGCCGTGCAGTCCGTGTAA
- a CDS encoding germacradienol/geosmin synthase, whose product MQPFELPEFYMPYPARLNPNLEAARVHSKAWAYEMDMIDVPQHGVPIWDEHDLDSHDYALLCAYTHPDCDTATLNLITDWYVWVFYFDDHFLEMYKRTRDMGSAVGYLDRLRLFMPVTGQITEEATNPVEKGLADLWNRTVPAHSADWRRRFVESTKNLLDESLWELSNINAERVSNPVEYIEMRRKVGGAPWSANLIEHATGAEVPESIAAARPLEVLRDTFADAVHLRNDLFSYEREVLDEGELSNGVLVFEKFLEIPTQQAAEAVNDLLTSRLHQFEHTTLTELPPLFERFAVTPEQRLAVLAYVKGLQDWQSGGHEWHMRSSRYMNKGGKAAPTALSGPNGLGTSAAQIIPSVLRTMPQRLRSVTNLPFRQCGPLPRPDFYLPYSTTLSPHLDQARENVVVWAKEMGILDEPHPASPDRTIWTEQKIRDYDLPLCAAGIHPNATPDGLDLSSAWLAWGTYGDDTYPLIFGHPRNRAAARLQTERFKLFMPLDATQTETPLNAMERALADLWNRTAGPMTDAHRKIFRKANEDMTESWVWELENQFNNRVPDPVDYIEMRRATFGSDMTMALCRLQLGQSVPPEIYRSRPVQSLEKSAQDYSMLMNDIYSYQKEIQFEGELHNAVLVTQNFLDCDLPRAAHLVNKLMTERMHQFEHILAVEFPALFRDYNLDRKAQQTLLHYAEDLKHWMAGIHIWHEGCTRYNEPALHRHNPTAPSPSPQPSPTPSAPTPLPPSGPTGLGTSAARLKPHSTPTPA is encoded by the coding sequence ATGCAGCCATTCGAGCTGCCCGAGTTCTACATGCCCTACCCGGCCAGGCTGAACCCCAACCTGGAGGCGGCGCGCGTCCACAGCAAGGCGTGGGCGTACGAGATGGACATGATCGACGTGCCCCAGCACGGCGTGCCCATCTGGGACGAGCACGACCTCGACTCGCACGACTACGCCCTGCTGTGCGCCTACACCCACCCCGACTGCGACACCGCGACGCTCAACCTCATCACCGACTGGTACGTCTGGGTCTTCTACTTCGACGACCACTTCCTGGAGATGTACAAGCGCACCCGCGACATGGGCAGCGCGGTCGGCTACCTGGACCGGCTGCGCCTGTTCATGCCGGTCACCGGGCAGATCACCGAGGAAGCGACCAACCCGGTGGAGAAGGGCCTGGCGGACCTGTGGAACCGCACCGTGCCCGCACACTCGGCGGACTGGCGACGGCGGTTCGTGGAGAGCACCAAGAACCTGCTCGACGAGTCGCTGTGGGAACTGTCCAACATCAACGCCGAGCGGGTGTCCAACCCGGTCGAGTACATCGAGATGCGCCGCAAGGTCGGCGGCGCGCCCTGGTCGGCCAACCTGATCGAACACGCCACCGGAGCCGAGGTGCCGGAGAGCATCGCCGCCGCCCGCCCGCTGGAGGTGCTGCGCGACACCTTCGCCGACGCCGTGCACCTGCGCAACGACCTGTTCTCCTACGAGCGCGAGGTGCTCGACGAGGGCGAGCTGAGCAACGGCGTGCTGGTGTTCGAGAAGTTCCTGGAGATCCCCACCCAGCAGGCCGCCGAGGCCGTCAACGACCTGCTGACCTCCCGCCTGCACCAGTTCGAGCACACCACCCTCACCGAGCTGCCCCCGCTGTTCGAACGCTTCGCGGTCACCCCGGAGCAGCGCCTGGCCGTGCTGGCCTACGTGAAGGGCTTGCAGGACTGGCAGTCCGGCGGCCACGAGTGGCACATGCGCTCCAGCCGCTACATGAACAAGGGCGGCAAAGCCGCACCCACGGCCCTGTCCGGCCCCAACGGCCTAGGCACCTCAGCCGCCCAGATCATCCCGTCCGTCCTGCGCACCATGCCGCAACGCCTGCGCAGCGTCACCAACCTCCCCTTCCGCCAGTGCGGCCCGCTGCCCCGCCCCGACTTCTACCTCCCCTACAGCACCACCCTCAGCCCCCACCTCGACCAGGCCAGGGAGAACGTGGTGGTCTGGGCAAAGGAAATGGGCATCCTCGACGAACCCCACCCCGCCTCGCCCGACCGCACCATCTGGACCGAACAAAAAATCCGCGACTACGACCTCCCCCTCTGCGCCGCCGGCATCCACCCCAACGCCACCCCCGACGGCCTCGACCTCAGCTCGGCCTGGCTGGCCTGGGGCACCTACGGCGACGACACCTACCCCCTGATCTTCGGCCACCCCCGCAACCGGGCCGCCGCCCGCCTGCAAACCGAACGCTTCAAGCTCTTCATGCCCCTGGACGCCACCCAGACCGAAACCCCGCTCAACGCGATGGAACGCGCCCTGGCCGACCTGTGGAACCGCACCGCAGGCCCGATGACCGACGCGCACCGCAAGATCTTCCGCAAGGCCAACGAGGACATGACCGAGAGCTGGGTGTGGGAACTGGAGAACCAGTTCAACAACCGCGTCCCGGACCCGGTGGACTACATCGAGATGCGCCGCGCCACCTTCGGCTCAGACATGACGATGGCCCTGTGCCGCCTGCAACTGGGCCAGTCCGTCCCGCCGGAGATCTACCGCTCTCGCCCGGTCCAGTCCCTGGAGAAGTCCGCCCAGGACTACTCGATGCTGATGAACGACATCTACTCCTACCAAAAGGAGATCCAGTTCGAGGGCGAGCTGCACAACGCCGTCCTGGTAACCCAGAACTTCCTTGACTGCGACCTGCCCCGCGCCGCCCACCTGGTCAACAAACTCATGACCGAACGCATGCACCAGTTCGAACACATCCTCGCCGTCGAGTTCCCAGCCCTGTTCCGCGACTACAACCTCGACCGCAAGGCCCAGCAAACCCTGCTCCACTACGCCGAAGACCTCAAACACTGGATGGCCGGCATCCACATCTGGCACGAGGGCTGCACCCGCTACAACGAACCCGCCCTCCACCGCCACAACCCCACCGCCCCATCCCCGTCCCCCCAACCCTCACCCACCCCCTCCGCACCCACCCCACTTCCCCCAAGCGGCCCCACCGGCCTAGGCACCTCAGCCGCCCGCCTAAAGCCCCACTCCACCCCAACCCCCGCCTAA